Part of the Salarias fasciatus chromosome 23 unlocalized genomic scaffold, fSalaFa1.1 super_scaffold_20, whole genome shotgun sequence genome, GCTGAACTCGGACCCGGCGGCCGTGGTCGCcgcccggcagcagcagcaagccaaGGGGCGAGTCCCCACACTGGGCCGACACTGGGAGAGCCGATTTGTGGCGCTGCAAGTCCACATGCTCGGTTGGACTTTTTTTAATCCTGGAACCAAATCGTTGTTATAAACGGATCTAATCCGTCTGGTTTCTCTCTTCCAGACACGATCAGGGACATGTTCCTGTGTTCAGACAGGCCAGTACTTCAAGCCATCTTCCTCAACAGTAACTGTTTTGAGCATCTGACTCGACTGCTGCAGAACAGCAAGGTAAAGATCCTTCATATCCCGTCCAGCGTTTGATGAAACGGAGGAGGTCTCTCACAGTCACCCCTACTGATCCCACACCAGCGGCAGGCCGTTTTACTGGAGACGCCCCTCTGAACTCGTGGTTTTCTGTGTTGAAGTGACGGTTTCGGTGTGACAGGAAGCATTTTGCCCACCTCGCATGTTTGCTTCCACACAGCAAACGGCCACGCCTCCACCACACGGCGGCCGCCGCAGAGCGCCACGGCTTCTTTAACCTCCCACCCTCTCCTCTACTTACAGCATctctcctcccccaccccccaccccacccccttcACGCCCTGTCCTCATCTTCTCTgacgtgttgtgtgtgtgtgtgtgtgtttgtttgtgtgtgtgtgtgtgtcagctggttAATGCCAGGTGCACGGCGGCAGACAAGGACCAGAAAGATATAACCAacaacaggttactgacaggagAGAGGGACACTCAGGTACCGGCGAgacaagccccgcccacccctcacctgaccccccccccctccccccacatcctgccacatctgctgctgccgccacccccccccccctcacctcgCCGCTGCCATGTGGCCACTCCACAGCAAGCCCAGTAGGTAGACGGTGTGTCCTCGTCCAGCTCGCAGAGCCGCCAATgtgtgaataaacacacacacacacacacacctgcacggCGACCAGCCGTAACTCGATGCAGTGAAGTCTGTCCGTCTTGCTGTGGAGTGTcctgaaacccccccccccgcccctcctcttCCGCATCGTCCCGGTTCTCTGCGACACACTGCGGGCTCCACTGGAATGTTGTCACCACGGCCCGGTTTTTGTGCTGTTCCGTGCACGGAGTGCAGGGTTTCACGGTCTGACCGCCGCCGTCCCTCTCCAGCCGGTCCGAGCCTCTCTGTCAGGTTGAACGCGAGCGGGACGGAGCTGGACGGAGATGTGTCGATGTGGCTTGTGTTTTTATGGgttgcatgttgtgtgtgtgtgtgtgtgtgtgtttttctgcctcaGCGGgagaaaagggtttttttctttatctcttGACCAAACCACGAGAGCTTCCTGCTTCAGTCTCCTCATCTCACGTGACTCGGAGCAGAAAGACGAGACGAACCAGAGTGTCACCATCACCAGTTGATTTTACTGACTTTCACACTAATTGAGAATCAGTCCTTCGGGCCTCTTCTCCAGCCTCCATTTTATCCTTTTGTCCTTCTTAATGTGATGCAtgtgggtttgttttgttttttcttgggGTGTGAAATAAGTTTGACTGTTATAAACTTTGTGGCTTTTAATGGTCTGCATGCTTTTTGCTCAAACGAATAACTTCCATCTGGAGTAAGAGGAGATTCCGCTTGTGttcagtcgtgtgtgtgtgtgtgtgtgtgtgtgtgaacaggacGAAGTGTGAGCTGTTCCGAGAAActgacaggtgtgtgtctcTTTCAGGTGTTTCAAGGGCGACTCGACTCCCTTGCTGTAGCAACCATCAAAGCCCTGACAACAGTGATGCACAAGTCACCAGCTGCAAAGGTGGCGCCCGTCCTCTGTCCTGAAATGTCCACGTGAAACTGTGttctgacttaaaaaaaataaatgaatctaGGACTATTCAGTGCATGTAAATCAAGGATGAATCAAAAAGTGGCTTGAATACTTTCTACCAGAACAATATCACACAAATATgacatatttcttaaataaatggGGCCCCAGACATAAACCTTGAGGTACACCACAAGCCAGCGATGTAGAACAGGTTGTTCATTcactttgatgtgtgtgtttggtcagaAGACGTGACGTAGTGTCTTTCCGTATCATGTAGGAGGTTTTTAAGGAGCGGATCGGTTACAATCACCTGTACGAAGTTCTCACGTCTCTCGGCCAGCCGTCCAGACATCTCCTCAAAGAGCTGATGAACATGGTAGGAGACGCTTCAGGTTTTATCTCTAAACATCAGAGGCTTCGCCGTCTTAAGTCTggccgtgtgtttgtgtgtccaggcggtggagggcGAGCACACCTCGGTGGGCCTGCTGGGAATCAGCAACGtggagccgctgctgctcctggcCCAGTGGCTCCCCGAGCTGGACTCGTccgagctgcagctcttcacgGCCGACTGGCTTCGCCGCCTCAGCTGCCTGAACCGGCAGACCCGGGCCACGTGCGTCAACGCCGCCATGGTGATGCGGGCGCTGGCCGCTCTGGAGCGCCACGAGCGGCTCCACCGGGCCTGCGCCGAGAGCCTGTTTGGACTGGTGGGCTCGCTGGGCTCCCAGTCGCTGAGCGCCCGGGAGCTGCTGGGactcctccgtctcctcaggCCTCCGGAGTCCAGCCAGGCCCACCCCTACGTGGGCCCCGCGCTGAAGGCCCTCCTGGCGATGGTGCGCAAGCAGGGCCTGGAGAGCGCCATGCAGTACTTTGACTTGTCCCCCAGCATGGCCGGGATCGTGGTCCCGACGGTGCAGCGCTGGCCCGGCTCCGCCTTCAGCTTCCTGGCCTGGCTgtctctggaccaggaccagctggGCCCGCCCAGCAAGGACAAGAGGAAACAGCTGTACAGGTGAGATCGGACACTCAGACGTCCCGTCCCTCGTATGGACGGACGCTCAGATGAAACGCGCGCTCCTGTCGCCCCCTGCAGCTTCTTCACCCCCGGGGGGACCGGCTTCGAGGCCTTCATCAGCGCCGCCGGCGTGCTGGTGGTGGCCGTGTGCACCAAGAAGGAATACGTCACCGTCATGCTTCCGGATTACTGCTTCTGTGACTCTCTGTGGGTGAGTCGGCCCAGACGGCGGCGCTTCCTGGACTCCTGTTGCGTAAACGGGAATCATAGGAGTACAGTAATGACTGCGTGTTgatatttaatgtttaaacgTTGGATCCACAGCACAGCATCGGTGTGGTGCACATACCGGGGAAGAGGCCATTTGGACAGAGTCTGGTCTACATTTATGTGGACGGACAGCAGAAACTATCTGCCCCCCTCAAATACCCCATCATGACAGAGGTGACGTCATCAACCAgccccccttcttcttcttcttcttcttcttcttaatcTCTAAAAGTTATTTGAACATCGTGTCTGTCGTCCTCCAGCCGTTCACCTCCTGCTGCATCGGCTCCGCCGGACAGCGCACCACCACGCCGCCGCCCTCCCAGATCCCGGACCCCCCCTTCTCCTCCGCCACCACGCCCACCACCCGCTCCTCGCTGGGCGGCATCCTGTCGCCGCAGACctggggggggctgctgggcaGCAAGCCCGAGTCGGTGACCAAGCTGATCTCGGCCGGGACCCAGGACAGCGAGTGGGGCAGCCCCACGTCGCTGCAGGGCCAGATGGGGGGGGTGATGGTGTTCCACGAGCCGCTGCAGCCCAGCCACATCAAGGCCATCTGCAGCGCAGGTCAGCGTGCGACGTTTTCCATCACACTTCCTGTGAggagacttgttttttttttttttttaactcttcttGTTTCCTGCGCAGGTCCAAACTGCATTTCGCCGCTTAAGGCCCAGGAGTCGGAGCTCGGTGACCTCTCAACCAAACTGCTTCTGCACTACTCGCCCAAGGTGATTCGGACTCGCTCACGGCTTTCCAGACCGGCTCCACATGGAACCCGATCCCGTTTGTGAAAcgcactgctgtttgttttcaggcGTGTAGAAACCCCATCTGCCTGGACCTGTCTCCGAACACGCTGCACGGACGCCTGACGGGCAACAAGGTCGTCAACTGGGACATCAAGGTGCGTCCGACGCTTCGTTTCTCCACCCGCTGAAGGATCGACGGTTAATCAGAGCTCGGATCGATCTCTGGCAGGACATGATCAACTGTGTGGGCGGGGTACCGGTGCTGTTCCCCATCCTGGAGCAGCTGATCCTGCTGACCCCGGACCAGAGCGGCGACCCGGCAGCCGGATCGGACTTCATCACTCCCGAAGTGTCCACCCCGGCCGACGGAGACTGGGTCATTCTCCCCTCAAACAGGGCTTCAGGTGTGCAGAGTTACAGCCTCtactgttggtttttctctctttctgtggcTTTGTTAAAAAGGCTTCCCGGTGTTTCCGTGTCGCAGAGGCTCGCCTGGAGAAGAATCTGGTGGCCACGTTCCTCTTGGTGCTGAAACATTTTCTGCAGAGGCATCCCATCAACCAGGAGGGTCTGCTGCACTCGCACGGAGTCGGGACACTCGGAGCGCTGCTGCAGAAGGTTTGGACTGCAGCGTCCGTCAACAACACGTCGACGGCAGCATTTCTTCCTGCTCAGATGTGATCGTCGGGTTTCAAAACGGCTCAACAGCTTGACTTTTTCACTCGGGGCTCGTCACTCTTTCTAAATTTTGATGGCAGCTAAAGTATCATGTATTTATTAGCTGGGTAACATTTCAGTAAACCTGCTCCACCTTCAGGCCTGCTGATGTGTGTGGATCTCACTTCTGTTCGGCTCCATGTGAGATTTTTCTTCCtgcgattttttttctttttgaaacattGTCAAGTTTAAAGATCGTTCGCAGCTTTAAGCTCTGGAAGAAACTTGTGGCCATGTGTGCACAATAGAATACATTTCAGAGAATACATTCATGAGACTCGGACCATGCCAGGAGGACATAAGCCTCTTTTGTTTTGCAGCCCATTCAAACTGGATTAGTTTGACTTAAGAGTCTCTGATTGACTCCATTTTGCTTCTCATACAAAGGGACACTTATATTCTAGCATGCAGACCTGGatttcttcctctctcattCACTCCGGTGTCTTTCGTCTGGTCGAAGTGcctctgtgtttatttgtttggtgAGGAAGTAGAAATTCACACCTCCACAGAGACTCAGATCAAATGGAAATGTCCCAGATGCAGCGATAGAACCACAGAACCACGCCCAGATAAACCTCTGTGTTTCCccctttttgttttccccccctCAAGTTCCTTATCTCCATGATCCGGATCCAGTCGCTCCTGCTGGCCCTCGCTTTGCATGCTTATTTGCGCCAAGCCCGACGTCGcgctgtttgtgttgcagatACCGGCGGGCTACGTGGACGTGAGCGTGCTGGTCGCCGTGCAGCTGCTGATCGAGCAGGTGACGTACGAGAAGAACCAggccctgctgcagcagctgcacacacacttgctctTCAATTTcaacatctggaacaaaggagACTTCCCTCTGCGCATCGGTGAGCGCCGCACCGCCGTGCGCGGTCTCTTCACTCCCCGAGGAGTACGCCAGCCTCATTATCTCCTTCTTTTGAAGGTCACATCCAGTACATGTCCACGGTCATCAAAGACAACAGGAAGCTGTTCAGGAAAAAGTACGGAGttcagtttctgctggacacCATGCGGATGTATTATGGGTAAGACTCCGACCCACAAGCTCGAACATGTTCCTCTAACATCTGCGAGCGAACCTTCACCTCCGCCCTCCATCCCGTCCCTTCCAGGAAGAACACGAACAAAGACGGCGACCTCAGCGAGGACGACGTGCGCACCGTGCGGGCGTCGCTCTGCAGCCTCATGAAATACTACATCAGCAAGGGCATGTCACAGGAGGAGACGCACAGCATCCTGGGATACATCGCTGCTATTGGAGACGAAGACCAGGTGACTGCAGACGTTCGTGGAGGAAAGCCAGAAGGCACATTTTGAGTTTTGTCAAAAATCCCCAGTCGGCCACGCCGTTATTTGCGTCCGCCTGTGAGGTGACCCAGATACCTGGAAAGCAGTTCATCCTGACACCTCAGGAAGCCCaccagcttcctgtttcctccatttcctcctctctcatccAACTGTCAATTAACTTAGGAAACATGAAAAACGCAGCAGCATTTCCAGGGAGATGACGGTGTGTTTGTGCCGCAGCTGTGCgccgtcctggagctgctgctcagcctcCTCCAGAGCAGTCCGGCCAGAGAccagctcttcctgctgctcttcgAGCCCGGGGCGGCCGACTCCTGCTACGCCCTGCTGCTCAACAGCAAACACTCGGACCGGCTCCGAGAGCTCGTCTTCAAGGTAGGACGCGAACGGGAAGCGGACCGTCGGCGTCGCCGTCGGGGCGCGCCGAGCTGAGTCCACTCCGCCTCTGTGCAGCTGTTCGAGCGCATGCTGCGCTGCGACCGGGTCTACGAGAAGAACAAGCAGCGGCTGCGGCTCCGCGAGGCCGGCTACTCCGGCCTGTCGCTGCTCTTCTCCGAGCTCCAGATCACTCCCACGCTCATCCGCTGCCTGCTCAACCAGGTCCTCCACACAGGTCAGGGTCCCGTCTCACACGGCTGCAGAGCCCCGCGTTTGAATCACCCGATGAATTATTTTCATCCGGCCTCAGATCAGAAAGCCgctctcattgtgtgtgtgtttgtgtgtgatgtgcAGATCCAGTGGTGAACTACAAGGACCTGATGGCTCTGGTGCAGCTCACCCACCGGGCCGGGCCGAGCGTTCGCCTTATCGTCTGCAAGAGGGTGAGAAGACATCGTGGTGTGATCCCCGGCAGACCTGTTCCTCCCGCGGCCGTCGTCACCGtggcttttctcctcctcctccccccgcaggtctaccagctgctgcagtcccAGCAGGACGCCGCCGTCCAGATCTGCAGGCAGCAGTGTTGGCAGGACACCGTCATGCGGCTGTACCTGCGGGGCGAGGGCGCGCCGCCGCTGCGCGGCTCCGACAGCGTCAGCACCTGCAGCCTGGACCTGAgccggggcgggggcggcggcggcggcggcggcggctcccaCCGCCTGGAGCTGCCGCTGGAGCGGAGGACCCGGGCCGGCAGCTCGGGCCGCCTGGACGACGACCGCCTCAGCATCGGGGACACCCGCTCCGTGGACAGCCTGGACAACGGGGACGTCATCTCGCTGCTGGACACGCCgtcgtcctccgcctccgccgAGCCGCAGCTCCACGCCAAGCCCTGGGTGGTGGGCAAGTCGGGGGGCCTGTCGCTGGACCTGTCCCACCTGCAGGCCTACGAGGGCGGGGAGAGCGGCAGCCAGACGCCCGGCAGCGTGCCCAGCACGCCGTCGCCCGTCGAGACCTCCAAGCCGTTTCCGGGCGGCGCCGGAGACCGAGACACGAGCTCGTCACTCCCAGAAGACAGCTTCCTGTTCAGTGACAACATCTCACTGGGGGAGTCCTTCAACAACGCCGaggtgaggagctgctgaatcTCAATCTGTATTTctgaatttaaatattttaactcTTATATCTTGAAACGTGCATTTAAACTCGTTCAGACGCAGCATGTCTCCAACTTGAGTTTATAGAATAGGATCATAAGACACATAAGTTCCCTGGATTCAGCTGACTGAGTTTGTCCTCGTCAGTAACAGCCTGAAGGCATTTAGATGAATCCAGGAGAAACGAGACTCTTCCTCAACACCTGCCTTTTCCTGAGAGAACAGAAATCTCTCTGCTGGATAAACTGTGGTGAAGtctcacaaaatgaaatgaataattaaagaGGGCTGCACCTGGCATCGAAGGAAGAATTCAAAGTTAATCTTCTCTGCTCCTGAAGTATCAATGTACCAGAATGTGAGACTAAGTGTGAATATTTCAGCCCTCAGCAGTGACGCATCATGTCAGGAAGCAGGTGAGTAAcggtgtgtggtgtggtgtcgCCCCCTagcgggcggaggaggagctgtgcggCATGCTGCTGGAGATCCTGCTGTGCGTGATGTGGCGTGGCGTGGAGGGCTCCGACGACTCGGCGTGGCTGGAGCGGGGCCAGGTCTTCTCGGCTCTCACCAAGCTGGGCACGGCcaacgagctgctgctgcccgtGGACCAGATCAAGCTCAGGTCCGTCCGGGTCTCCGCCGGCGCCGGTCGCCGCCGCGGACGGGCCGGCGCTCAGCGGCGTCTCCTCGTGTTTGTCCCCACAGCCTCATGGAGCGCATGTTGGAGTGGGCGGTGAGCGACAACCGCGAGGCGTCCGCCGCCACGCTGCCCCAGCACACGGAGAACGCCGTGCGGCTGCTGCACGTGGTGCAGGACTTCCTGCAGGCCGAGGGCCTGGTCAACCCGGCCCTGTGGACGGAGAAGGTGCTGGAGGAGACGGTGACGCTGATGGACAGCCTCATGGTCTGGTACTCGGCCGGCACGCAGTGGTTCCAGCTGTCCCAGGTGGGACTGAGGCTTCTCCTGGGCTTCATGGCTCAGGAGGACCCCGAGGTGagcctcctccttccctctcccccccccccttcctcctgggctccaGTCACCCAGCAGCGTCTCCCCCCACCAGGTGTGTGCCATGGCCACCGCCAAGCTCAACGGCATCCTCCAGACCAAGGAGGTGTCCAGCCAGGACGAGGCCTGCTACCTGCTGGGTAAAGTGGAGGGCATCCTGCGGCGCTGCGTCCAGGAGCAGGCCGAGGAGACGTACTCCTTCCTGGTCCCCCTGCTGCGCACGCTGCTGTCCAAAGTGCACCGCCTGCTCTACATGGAGCTGCACCTGCCGCAGCTGCCCGACACCAACGGCAGCCCGTCCTTCTTCGAGGACTTCCAGCTGTACTGCAACTCGCCCGAGTGGCGCGTCTACCTCGACAAATATGTACGGGGCGATCCGCTCTCCACGGATCCACGCGCCACCGCCGCCAGTTTCACTGACCTGTCGCCGCCGCTTGCTTTCAGATCATTCCGTACATGAAGCAGTACGAAATCGAGATGTTCAGCCAAGGCCACGAGACCATGGCTCTGTACTGGAAGGAGTGCTACGAGGCCTTCATGCTGAGCCTGCacaagagggagagggagaggggcgAGAGCAAGATCCGCTTCCAGGTCCGTCCGCTCGCTTTTCACTGACCtgatagagtgtgtgtgtgtgtgtgtgtgtgtctgatggcGCCGCCTCCCTTCCAGGAGCAGTTCGTGGAGCCGTTCTCGCGCCGCGGCCGCCACGAGAACCTGCGCTACAACAGcatgctgaagcagcagcacagccagAGCGGCACCGTGCTGCGGCAGTGGAAGGCGGCGCGCCGCGGCCTGGTGTGCGAGCGCGGGCCCTGGGCCGACAGGTACACACACTCGGCTGTTCACTCTCCTGCCGTCACGTCGCGAATGTCGGGCGTATGAATGAGAACCGTTTACTTAACGGCTCGTGTTTTCCCTTCAATTCACAGGCAGCAGGATGAAATGCACTGGAGGGTGTCCAGCGCTGAAAACTACTCCCGCATGAGGCTGAAGCTGGTGCGCAATTACAACTTCGACCCTCACCGAGAGGCCAGCGCTCTGAGAGACAACCTGGGTAAGAGGCCGCCCAGTGCGTCCACGCTTTTCACCGTTCGCCGAGTCTGTCTGTCATCCATCACTCCCAGAGTAGAGAAACGGCGTCGTGAGAAACAGCCTCACCTTCTCACTAATTTAACCTGCTGGTGGCGGGAGTGACTGAGATGTGTGTGATAAGACCAGTTCCATTTATTTACTGGATGACTGGAACCGTTATGATCTGCGCGTGTCAGTTTTCTGCCAATGATTCAAAGAAGTGGCAACACGTGTTGAACCACTTCAGAGGGTTTGCAGCCGTTTGTTCAACAAACTAGTTCCATCGGGACTGAGTCAGCGTTCACCAGGAAACACTCTGGTATGAAGCTTCAGAACTCCACACTTGATTAACAGGAACATCTCACTGCACACACTACCTGGTTAACTCCTTACcttcctgctgcctgctggAACTCCAGGACCCCACCGCAACAtgtcagctgacctctgacctgcctgaAGAGAACATGACATCCACACTGAAGCTCTGCTCCTGTTCTGAAAGCTGCAAATGCAAAATTCTAAACactgtgaagtgaaaatgtagcTTCAATAAGACTTCGCCTGTGTTTAAAAGGATAGAAATTATATTGGTATTACTTAAATTTAACTTAAGTTCATTTCTACTCCACAGATCTTAAATAATTCATGCAGTGTTCAGGGTTATAAATGGcagattattttaatttaacatgAGGATTATGAGGAGTCCTTGAAAAGCGTTCTCCTCTGTAAGACCCTGGACACAAAAGTCTATAACGTTCAGTCCAGGATTTTTATTTGTCGACATGCagcgtttgtttttttaataacatggggctttctgctgtcagctggagcTAAGAAGCTGTTTCTACCAGCAGTCGTCAAACTTGTTTTCTcgaactttctttttttttttttttttttgtttgaatatatTTGAATAATATTTAGCATGTCATCCAAACGGTCTGT contains:
- the nbeal1 gene encoding neurobeachin-like protein 1 isoform X3, with the translated sequence MASKERLYEVWMLYCTKRDPDYLKLWLEIFISSYERCLDVDFEKLPSRPEEVPPVLTLLPDNILQVLRHQLLQCVQKASDGLEPEQQNLALLLLKFLIIICRNLSNVEEIGTCSYINHIITMTTLYIQQLKSKTKEKEMVDQSQAEEFVRHALAFCESLYDPYRNWRHRTCGEQLGTVERSRQKYKAAPLTVEFVPFFYQCFQESEHLKESLKCCLLHLFGAIVAGDQRNSLLAISPATMEVLMRVLADCSTGSGSSDEGEDWDSEAPDRKALLTLGCLREVVQRLLASSSDQRQVEIASVLENYFKLLNSDPAAVVAARQQQQAKGRVPTLGRHWESRFVALQVHMLDTIRDMFLCSDRPVLQAIFLNSNCFEHLTRLLQNSKVFQGRLDSLAVATIKALTTVMHKSPAAKEVFKERIGYNHLYEVLTSLGQPSRHLLKELMNMAVEGEHTSVGLLGISNVEPLLLLAQWLPELDSSELQLFTADWLRRLSCLNRQTRATCVNAAMVMRALAALERHERLHRACAESLFGLVGSLGSQSLSARELLGLLRLLRPPESSQAHPYVGPALKALLAMVRKQGLESAMQYFDLSPSMAGIVVPTVQRWPGSAFSFLAWLSLDQDQLGPPSKDKRKQLYSFFTPGGTGFEAFISAAGVLVVAVCTKKEYVTVMLPDYCFCDSLWHSIGVVHIPGKRPFGQSLVYIYVDGQQKLSAPLKYPIMTEPFTSCCIGSAGQRTTTPPPSQIPDPPFSSATTPTTRSSLGGILSPQTWGGLLGSKPESVTKLISAGTQDSEWGSPTSLQGQMGGVMVFHEPLQPSHIKAICSAGPNCISPLKAQESELGDLSTKLLLHYSPKACRNPICLDLSPNTLHGRLTGNKVVNWDIKDMINCVGGVPVLFPILEQLILLTPDQSGDPAAGSDFITPEVSTPADGDWVILPSNRASEARLEKNLVATFLLVLKHFLQRHPINQEGLLHSHGVGTLGALLQKIPAGYVDVSVLVAVQLLIEQVTYEKNQALLQQLHTHLLFNFNIWNKGDFPLRIGHIQYMSTVIKDNRKLFRKKYGVQFLLDTMRMYYGKNTNKDGDLSEDDVRTVRASLCSLMKYYISKGMSQEETHSILGYIAAIGDEDQLCAVLELLLSLLQSSPARDQLFLLLFEPGAADSCYALLLNSKHSDRLRELVFKLFERMLRCDRVYEKNKQRLRLREAGYSGLSLLFSELQITPTLIRCLLNQVLHTDPVVNYKDLMALVQLTHRAGPSVRLIVCKRVYQLLQSQQDAAVQICRQQCWQDTVMRLYLRGEGAPPLRGSDSVSTCSLDLSRGGGGGGGGGGSHRLELPLERRTRAGSSGRLDDDRLSIGDTRSVDSLDNGDVISLLDTPSSSASAEPQLHAKPWVVGKSGGLSLDLSHLQAYEGGESGSQTPGSVPSTPSPVETSKPFPGGAGDRDTSSSLPEDSFLFSDNISLGESFNNAERAEEELCGMLLEILLCVMWRGVEGSDDSAWLERGQVFSALTKLGTANELLLPVDQIKLSLMERMLEWAVSDNREASAATLPQHTENAVRLLHVVQDFLQAEGLVNPALWTEKVLEETVTLMDSLMVWYSAGTQWFQLSQVGLRLLLGFMAQEDPEVCAMATAKLNGILQTKEVSSQDEACYLLGKVEGILRRCVQEQAEETYSFLVPLLRTLLSKVHRLLYMELHLPQLPDTNGSPSFFEDFQLYCNSPEWRVYLDKYIIPYMKQYEIEMFSQGHETMALYWKECYEAFMLSLHKRERERGESKIRFQEQFVEPFSRRGRHENLRYNSMLKQQHSQSGTVLRQWKAARRGLVCERGPWADRQQDEMHWRVSSAENYSRMRLKLVRNYNFDPHREASALRDNLGVHQQRVNPESLLLEAVKQVKVSDLEDDILDLPEDDPAAASNQLEAEEAGQKEKLVLWEECELVTVVDVVPGRLELTTQHIYFYDGSQEKEEGVGHDFKWPLSQVREVHLRRYNLRRSALEIFLIDQTNYFLNFKKEARNKVYSRMLLLRSLSLYGTRSPQELLKASGLTQKWVNREISNFDYLMQLNTIAGRTYNNLAQYPVFPWILADYTSEELDLSDPQVFRDLSKPVAVLNERNAKAVREKYESFEDPTGTIDRFHYGTHYSNAAGVMHYLIRVEPFTSLHIQLQSGRFDCADRQFHSIPATWQTLMDNPNDVKELIPEFFYFPEFLENQNGFDLGRLQISKERVNGVVLPRWAKSPEDFIHKHRKALESEYVSAHLHEWIDLIFGYKQRGPAAVEALNVFYYCTYEGAVDLDAITDEKERKALEGMISNFGQTPCQLLKEPHPVRLSQEEVEKRKALLDSCPLSMFEHLTDLKSFFVEGISDNVALVKAVVPKNQSHSFITQGSPDTMVTVSKNCLLGTHGWLPYNKNISNYFTFIKDPTVSSSKTQRFLSGPFAPGVEVTAGLFVVSHDGKLLFSGGHWDNSLRVTSLVKGKTVGQHIRHMDIVTCLSTDHCGIHLMSGSRDTTCMVWQVLQQGGAPAGLHPKPVQVLYGHTDEVVSVAISTELDMAVSGSRDGTVIIHTVRRGQYMRCLRPPCDSSLPLSILHLAVSWEGHLLVHACVEGKATLKDKNALHLYSVNGKHLCSEPLKEQVTDMCVSGEFVVVGSEQGYLSVRDLYSLSLSVEPMAMRVPVRCVSVTKEQSQVLVGLDDGKLIIVGVGRPAEVKNSLRNYIAQSLEGSPLMASPLLAPLRARSPTRLLHQRDQLVFSPCSSSHKP